From Phaeobacter sp. A36a-5a, the proteins below share one genomic window:
- a CDS encoding GntR family transcriptional regulator gives MFGRRPRSEEDTVVAVLAAALRRDISFGVLRPDQKLKIEALRQSYGGSNHSMRETLRMLSAEGLVEATAQRGFRVTSATEDDLRDILFMRLEVERLGLRMGLERGNVQWEGRVLAAHHALRRTEEALVEEANDALALDWDMACRNFAAVLVEAAQSPRLSDMQLKFYDQSRRFRLAQLREGRLDFATRARQQQVLVEAVLARNTEAAIAALEIYVTGDMGG, from the coding sequence ATGTTTGGTCGGCGCCCCCGCTCGGAGGAAGATACGGTTGTCGCCGTGCTGGCGGCAGCGCTGCGGCGGGATATTTCCTTTGGCGTGCTGCGACCGGACCAGAAGCTGAAGATCGAAGCGCTGCGCCAGAGCTATGGCGGCTCCAACCATTCGATGCGCGAGACCCTACGGATGCTCAGCGCCGAGGGGCTGGTGGAGGCCACCGCCCAGCGCGGTTTTCGCGTCACCTCGGCGACCGAGGATGATCTGCGGGACATTCTGTTCATGCGACTGGAGGTGGAACGGCTGGGCCTGAGGATGGGGCTGGAGCGCGGCAACGTCCAGTGGGAGGGCCGGGTTCTGGCGGCGCATCACGCGCTGCGCCGCACCGAGGAAGCGCTGGTTGAGGAGGCCAATGACGCGCTGGCGCTGGATTGGGACATGGCCTGCCGGAACTTTGCCGCGGTGCTGGTGGAGGCCGCGCAATCGCCCCGGCTGTCGGATATGCAGCTGAAATTCTACGATCAGTCCCGCCGGTTCCGACTGGCGCAACTGCGCGAGGGGCGGCTCGATTTCGCCACCCGCGCGCGACAGCAGCAGGTGCTGGTCGAGGCTGTGCTGGCCCGCAATACCGAGGCCGCCATTGCGGCGCTGGAGATCTATGTGACCGGCGATATGGGCGGCTAA
- a CDS encoding ABC transporter substrate-binding protein produces the protein MTNWTRRRTLAALGGAAAAAGLATPALASNRKIVLGALRFTSHSASFIAQERGYFADAGLDVELRFFQAASPMSVAIASGDVDYAITAMSGGLISLADRGAIKVIGGALSEEPGIDGQKILVSDAAYQAGITSPAALDGKSFGMTTAGSSFHYMGSRMAQKEGVSLSFKPLQKVGAIIGALKSGQIDAWSIVPHIAKPLAGSGAVHIIGDVADYLPDYQVTTVFTSASNASGEQQMTRDFLSAYSRGVSDYNATMIDRASGDAGVDQMVDLIHKYVYADRPREKAAKSIINGTMRLNEGAAMNTRSLADQLAWFQAEKLVDADITLETIIDSSYVDTIG, from the coding sequence ATGACCAATTGGACACGCCGCCGCACGCTTGCAGCACTTGGCGGTGCTGCCGCAGCTGCGGGGCTGGCGACACCGGCGCTGGCAAGCAATCGCAAGATCGTGCTGGGGGCGCTGCGCTTTACCAGCCATTCAGCCAGCTTCATCGCGCAGGAGCGCGGATATTTCGCTGATGCGGGCCTTGACGTGGAGCTGCGGTTTTTCCAGGCGGCCTCGCCGATGTCGGTGGCGATTGCCTCGGGCGATGTGGATTATGCGATCACCGCGATGTCGGGCGGGCTGATCTCGCTGGCCGATCGCGGTGCAATCAAGGTGATCGGTGGCGCCTTGTCGGAGGAGCCGGGTATCGACGGGCAGAAGATTCTGGTCTCCGACGCCGCCTATCAGGCCGGGATCACCAGCCCGGCGGCGCTGGACGGCAAGAGCTTTGGCATGACCACCGCCGGTTCCTCGTTCCACTATATGGGGTCGCGGATGGCGCAGAAGGAAGGTGTCTCGCTGTCCTTCAAGCCGCTGCAAAAGGTCGGTGCGATCATCGGCGCGCTGAAATCAGGGCAGATTGATGCCTGGTCGATCGTGCCTCATATCGCCAAGCCGCTGGCAGGATCGGGCGCTGTGCATATCATCGGTGATGTGGCGGACTATCTGCCCGACTATCAGGTGACGACGGTGTTCACCTCGGCCAGCAATGCCAGCGGTGAGCAGCAGATGACCCGCGATTTCCTGAGCGCCTACAGCCGCGGTGTCTCCGATTACAACGCCACCATGATCGACCGGGCCAGCGGTGATGCAGGCGTCGACCAGATGGTCGATCTGATCCACAAATATGTCTACGCAGATCGCCCCCGCGAGAAAGCCGCCAAGTCGATCATCAATGGCACCATGCGTCTGAACGAAGGGGCGGCGATGAACACCAGATCGCTGGCGGATCAGCTGGCATGGTTCCAGGCCGAAAAGCTGGTGGATGCGGATATCACGCTGGAGACGATCATCGACTCCAGCTACGTCGACACCATCGGCTGA